In one Leptogranulimonas caecicola genomic region, the following are encoded:
- a CDS encoding amino acid ABC transporter permease — protein MEFAVMMSILLEGLVLTVEIFVVTLVGALPLGILVALGRMSRCKPLALVVRLYISLMRGTPLMLQLMAIMFCPYYLFGLNMGPDWKFFACAIGFILNYAAYFAEIYRSGIQSIPRGQYEAAEVLGYSRSQTFMHIVLPQVIKRILPAMGNEIITLVKDTSLAFVLGIMEMFNSAKALAAREVSMTPYIIAGLIYWCINLFIELILTRVEKRMNYYHD, from the coding sequence ATGGAATTCGCCGTCATGATGAGCATCCTTTTGGAGGGACTCGTCTTAACTGTCGAGATTTTTGTGGTGACCCTGGTAGGCGCCCTGCCTCTGGGCATTTTGGTGGCCCTGGGGCGCATGAGCCGCTGCAAACCTTTGGCTCTGGTAGTGCGCCTCTACATCTCGCTTATGCGAGGCACCCCGCTGATGCTGCAGCTTATGGCCATCATGTTTTGCCCCTATTACCTCTTTGGGCTCAACATGGGACCCGACTGGAAGTTTTTCGCCTGCGCCATCGGCTTCATCTTGAACTACGCCGCCTACTTCGCAGAGATCTACCGCTCGGGCATCCAGTCGATTCCCCGCGGGCAGTATGAGGCGGCGGAAGTGTTGGGCTATTCTCGGTCGCAGACCTTCATGCACATCGTGCTGCCCCAGGTGATCAAGCGCATCTTGCCGGCCATGGGAAACGAGATCATCACCCTGGTCAAAGACACTTCTCTGGCCTTCGTGCTGGGCATCATGGAGATGTTCAACTCGGCCAAGGCGCTGGCAGCCCGCGAGGTGTCCATGACCCCCTACATCATTGCGGGTCTTATCTATTGGTGCATCAATCTATTCATCGAGCTCATCTTGACTCGCGTCGAGAAGCGCATGAACTATTACCACGATTAG
- a CDS encoding amino acid ABC transporter ATP-binding protein translates to MSAAVSQDTQASKTAGIALPVVSLEHGKKSFGNTRVLRDISLSIDKGDVLAIIGPSGGGKSTLLRCLTLLERLDGGTLAYGSLVVAKNEDGAAHYGGPAVEHEARNRLGLVFQNFNLFPHYTVLENLCDPQIRVLKRSQKEAEARARKLLDRMDLGGKESMVPCELSGGQQQRVAIARALAMDPEVLFFDEPTSALDPELTQGVLRVIRDLANESMTMAIVTHEMAFARDVADRVMFMDGGTIIEQGNASQVIDHPTQQRTRDFLASY, encoded by the coding sequence ATGAGCGCGGCAGTTTCTCAAGATACCCAGGCCTCTAAGACTGCTGGGATCGCGTTGCCAGTAGTGAGCCTGGAGCATGGCAAGAAGTCCTTTGGCAATACGCGGGTGCTGCGAGATATATCCCTGTCTATAGACAAGGGCGACGTACTGGCGATCATCGGGCCTTCTGGCGGCGGCAAGTCCACGCTGCTGCGCTGCCTCACCTTGCTGGAGCGCCTGGACGGAGGCACACTGGCCTATGGCTCGCTGGTAGTGGCTAAGAATGAGGATGGCGCGGCCCATTATGGTGGCCCCGCTGTGGAGCACGAAGCGCGTAACCGCCTTGGCTTGGTGTTTCAGAACTTCAACTTGTTTCCCCACTACACGGTGCTGGAGAACCTCTGTGACCCGCAGATCCGCGTGCTCAAGCGCTCACAGAAAGAAGCCGAGGCTCGCGCCCGCAAGCTGCTAGACCGCATGGATCTGGGCGGCAAAGAGTCCATGGTGCCCTGCGAGCTTTCCGGCGGCCAGCAGCAGCGCGTGGCCATAGCCCGCGCCCTGGCCATGGACCCTGAGGTGCTCTTCTTTGACGAGCCCACTAGCGCACTGGACCCCGAGCTCACCCAAGGCGTGCTACGTGTCATCCGCGACCTGGCCAACGAGTCCATGACCATGGCCATTGTCACCCACGAGATGGCCTTTGCCCGCGACGTGGCCGACCGCGTGATGTTTATGGATGGTGGCACCATCATCGAGCAAGGCAATGCCTCCCAGGTGATCGACCATCCCACCCAGCAGCGCACTCGCGACTTTTTGGCCTCCTACTAG